GGAAATGCTGAACTTCACTCCTGTTAATGGGAAGCCTATAAGGATAATGTATTCTAACCGTGACCCCAGCTCACGTAAAAGTGGTGCTGCAAATATATTTATCAAGGTATTACTAGTTGTCAATGCTTTTCTTCTTTGATTTCCACAACAAACTATTTTGCTTACCAATGCTTCTTTCATTGTTCACAGAATCTTGACAAGTCAATAGATAACAAAGCGCTCTATGACACATTTTCTGCCTTTGGAAACATTCTTTCATGCAAAGTTGCTACAGAAATATCTGGAGAATCCAAGGGTTATGGTTTTGTTCAGTATGAGCAGGACGAATCAGCACAGAATGCCATCAATGAGCTCAATGGGATGCTTTTGAATGACAAAAAGGTTTATGTTGGGCCTTTTGTTCGTAAACAGGAAAGGGAAAATGTTTTTGGCAGTCCCAAGTTCAATAATGTCTATGTAAAGAATCTATCAGAATCTACCACCGAAGATAATCTGAGAGAATTGTTTGGTAATTTTGGACCTATAACTAGTGTTATTGTAGTGCGAGCCGATGATGGTAAATCCAGATGCTTTGGATTCGTGAACTTTGAAAATCCGGATGATGCTGCACGTGCTGTTGAGGATTTGAATGGCAAGAAATTTGATGATAAGGAATTATATGTTGGTAGAGCTCAGAAGAAGTCTGAAAGGGAGATGCAATTGAAGGAAAATTTTGAGAAAAGCAATAAAGAGACAGCTGACAGGAACCAAGGCActaacttgtatttgaaaaacttGGATAGTAGTGTTGATGACGATGAGAAATTAAAAGAACTTTTTGCCGAATTTGGCACTATAACTTCTTGCAAGGTTCACTTCTTGTCCCTAATTTGTTCTGCACATTATTATTATGCATATACTTTGCTGCTGCTAATTGAAATCATGCCATAGGTTATGCGGGATTTGAATGGGGTAAACAAAGGATCTGGTTTTGTTGCATTTAAATCTTCCGAAGATGCTTCACGAGCTGTAAGTTGACATCTGAAAAATCCAATTTAAAGATTGCCTAGAGAAAAGTTCTACTAATATATCTTGTTGTACTTGTAGCTTGTGGCAATGAATGGTAAAATGGTTGGCGGTAAGCCTCTTTACGTAGCACTTGCGCAACGCAAGGAAGAAAGAAGAGCCAGGCTGCAGGTAATGGTCTTGTATATGAATTACTTCCAAAGTTATGTGACATGTGTCATGGAATGTATCACTTGTCAAGAATCATGATATTTAGTCTGTTCTACTGTCTAATTGAACATATGCACGCTGGATGTTATTTTCGCTCTAAAATGTCCTGTCATTTTCTCATTGACGTTTCAGGTGCAGTTTTCACAAATGCGTCCTGTGATGCCACCGCCCGTTGCTCCGCGCATGCCCATGTACCCCCCTGGTGTTCCTGGAATGGGCCAACAGCTATTCTATGGCCAACCACCTCCAGCTTTTGTTAACCCACAGGTATGTCAGTAGAGCAATCTTTTTTCCGTGTGCATATGAGTGGCTTAGCTAGCATCTTACATAGTATGCACCATGACAATTTAACAGGACATCTAGTTTGTCTATCTCACCGTATTTAATTTTTTGTCTCTTCTATGGTATGATTTGAGATTCACCAGTGATACGATAATGCTATCTTTGGCAAATTTGAAGCCTGATTTTAACGTTAGGGGCTATTCCAGATTTCCTACAAAGTAGGGATTTAATGGTTTCTGAAATTGGCAGTGACACAATGAGTTATTCTGATTCAGAAATCTCTGTTTCACTTCTAGGATTTTTAATTGGTGATGCTGGTTCCTTGTCATTTTGAATTTTGTACTATTGAAGCATTGTTTTTGTTTTGAAACACTTTATCGTGTGATAGCTTCGTGCCTTTTCAATTTTCTGGTCTTACATGCAAAAGATACAAAAAAGTTGATTTCCAATTGTAACTAAATCTTCTTTTGTTAAAATAAGGAATTAGGAAGCCAAATAGCTAAAAATCTATAGTTTTGGTTTACTAGAACCATCCGCATATTGTTTCAGCTTGGTGGAAACCCAATTCTTCTCCTCAGGATCTCTTGAATGAAATTAGGGAGCGAAGTAAGTAGATATGTTATGATGGACAACTGCATATTTGGAAAATGATGCCAGATTGTTGGTTATCAACTGTTGGCTATTTTTGATATCCAAAGGGAataatgttgtactccctccgtccggaaatacttgtcatcaaaatggataaaaggggatgtatctagacgtattttagttcaaGATACATCTctctttatccattttgatgacaagtattttgggacggagggagtacaaggaaAATCAGTCAGTTTCCTCCAGGACTAACTTGCTGGAGGAGTTCTCACATTTTTACATAATGTGGCTGTGGTGCAGCAAATCCTAAACTACATTATTTTAGGGCCTATTCTCAGGGTACGGAAACCATAGCATTGGAATGTCTTGCCCATTCGAATCCTACatgattttattttctttattgcaTCATGGGAGAAACAAAAGTTTTTTTCCAAGATGTTAAGAGCGGATGCTAGATTTCCTATGGAATGTAGTACAAATGATTCCTTGGGAAAAAATCGTACGAATGGAACGACCAATGAAGGAATTTTTTTAAGGACTTTAATCCTCCAAAAATACTATGAAAATCCTCTGAATCAAAGTGGCCCTAGGTTGGTCAGTAGTGATTAATTAACTTTTTAGCTATACTTACTGTTGGATTGTAATTATTTATTATTCACAATAGTGTTTTTTATGTTTGAGATTTAAAGTTTCAACCAAGGTTGTCAAAATTGTGATCCTCAATCGGATCGTAGGTGTTCCCATAGAATCGCAAATCATAGAATTGGCATAGGTCCTAAGATTCTACCTGCTTTAAAAAGTTACTTTTTTGTAATTTCCCATTTGTTTAAATGGTTGCATGAGTGTTTATGTGACCAGTTAGAACCTATTTTGATTAATTAGTGTCAGTCCTTCTACATGAATATGTTGTCTATATAAGATTGGCATACACGTTAAGGAAAAATATGTACCAACATGTTCTGAACATCAAATTAAAAGTGGCATACTGACATGTCCAAAAGCTAACAAAGGGCATCCAATCCAAGTTTTTGAGCAACAAAGGTTTAACGTACTAGAAATAGAAGACAACTTTAGTACGAGTCGTCTATTGATATCCTTGTACTCGTTCATGGGTGGTACTGCAGTACTAGAACTCCCAACACAGTACGCGGAAGGTCCTGAATTGTTGCCGCCAAGACCACGTTCGTCGTTGACATTGTTGTGTTCACAGTCAGTATCGTCATAATTATATGCATCAAGATCTTGATCTAACCCAAGATCACCATCTCCtacaaaaattccaaaataatagTCAGTAACGATGTAAAAGGAACAAGAATAATTAACTTGCTTCATCAAAAGAACTTCTCATACATGCTTCAGCTAGGCGACTAACAATATTTTCTACATCATTTTCAATGTCACTTTCATCTTCTTTGTCCATAGCAGCTTCACTACGAGCAATGCTATTAAAAGAATGCAACCAGTCCTTTTGTGGAGGAAggtcatgttcttctttttcagttATGCATTCATCATCAGAAGAGACATCGTCAATGTCATATTCCACAACTTGTCTTTGTCTTCTGCAGTCTGCTCATCAGTTGTACATGACAAGGACTAAATCAATTATCTTATCTTAGTGCAGACGATTTCTTCTCTTTGAGTGAACCTACACAAGTTTGAGAACTTAGCATTGCTACACGTGTTATATAATATTTCCTAGAGAACACATGACATTGATTCTTACTTGCTCAAATGCACTCCAGTTCCGTTCACAACCTGACGAACTAGAAGTTAAGCTAAGAACTCTAATTGCAAACCTCTGCAACTCTGGGCAATCATCTCCTGGCGAGTCCCACCAATAAGCTGGCTTTTTTTTAGTAATTGTCATAATAGCCATTGCATTCCAAATAGGCCCCCGGCATCCTGAATGAATCAATCTGCAGTTCTATCTTAACTCTTTCATCTAAATCAGGAACCATCTTTTCAAGCATGCAGAGATATATGGAGCTGTGTAAGCCATCTTTCATtga
The sequence above is drawn from the Triticum aestivum cultivar Chinese Spring chromosome 7A, IWGSC CS RefSeq v2.1, whole genome shotgun sequence genome and encodes:
- the LOC123154688 gene encoding polyadenylate-binding protein 2 yields the protein MMAAQVQASAAPAAGATEGGASPAAGAAAAAAPATAAAFPATSLYVGDLDVSVQDAQLFDVFSQVGSVVSVRVCRDVNTRMSLGYAYVNFSSPADAARALEMLNFTPVNGKPIRIMYSNRDPSSRKSGAANIFIKNLDKSIDNKALYDTFSAFGNILSCKVATEISGESKGYGFVQYEQDESAQNAINELNGMLLNDKKVYVGPFVRKQERENVFGSPKFNNVYVKNLSESTTEDNLRELFGNFGPITSVIVVRADDGKSRCFGFVNFENPDDAARAVEDLNGKKFDDKELYVGRAQKKSEREMQLKENFEKSNKETADRNQGTNLYLKNLDSSVDDDEKLKELFAEFGTITSCKVMRDLNGVNKGSGFVAFKSSEDASRALVAMNGKMVGGKPLYVALAQRKEERRARLQVQFSQMRPVMPPPVAPRMPMYPPGVPGMGQQLFYGQPPPAFVNPQPGFGFQQHMIPGMRPGVAPMPNFVMPMVQQGQQPQRPSGRRAGAGGMQQPMPMGHQQMVPRGGRGGYRYASGRGMPDAAFRGVGAMGPSLYEMGRMTPGDTGAPQQVSSGALASALANSPPEQQRLMLGESLYPLVDQLEHDQAAKVTGMLLEMDQTEVLHLIESPDALKSKVAEAMEVLRSAQQQQTNVPADQLAALSLSDGFVAS